The following nucleotide sequence is from Thermodesulfobacteriota bacterium.
TATATAGGCACAGCATTGACAATGCAAACATGTATGGGGTTCTTGTTAACAATAGTTTCAATTCGTCTTTTACCTGCGTTTGTAAACTGGATGTCATGGCATTGGGCATTTTCTGTATTGGCTATTGGGCCGTTGTTTGGTGTATGGTCAATGTATAGACTAAGACAATCACCAGCCGCCATAAAAATCGGCGGCGAGAGCAGTTCAAAACTAGGAGCATATAAGTAACTTTTTTTAAAAATGTAATTTAATAAACCTAGGATTTTCGTTCATTTCCGCTTGAATTTTTTTGGATTTCTATTATAATCAAAATATACAACCTGCAATCTAATTAAATCAATGGAGGGAATAACATGGCTTATGATTTTCAAGGGAGTCTTCTAGAGGTATGTACGTGCAATATACTATGCCCTTGCTGGGTTGCCGAGGACCCAGATGGTGAAGGTACATGTGATGCAGCATGGGGGTACCGAGTTGATAAGGGTGCTATCGACGGAGTGGACGTCTCAGGTGTAGTTTTTGGTACCATGAACCATATTCCCGGAAACATCCTTGAAGGTAATTGGCGCGTCGCTTTTTTTATAGATGAAAAAGCTACGAAGGAGCAAGAGGAAGCACTTTTGAACGCATTTACTGGTAAACTAGGCGGTCCGCTTGCTGATTTGGCTAAATTGACAGGCGAAGTTGTTGCCGTAGAGCGGGTGCCAATCACATTTGAGGTAGTAGAGGGGAAGGGCAAATTAAAACTCGGCCCATATGCAGAAGCCGAAATGGAGCCCTACAGAGGCCCCACTGGTAAGACTACCACTCTAGTTGATTCTGCTTTTACCACCATTCCTGGATCACCGGCTTGGCTAAGCAAGGCGTCGAGTTTCAAACGAAATAGCTCGAAATTTGGGTTGAAGGATATCGACCTCAAGAACCATAACGCCATACAGGGAGAATTCCGCTTCGTTGGTTAATGTGCTCTAAGTTGTCAAAGAGAGCATTCACCCTGTTAATGTATTAAATGCGGTAGAACTACCGGTATATAACATTTTCTATAGCTTGTGAGGTTGACATAAATGTCAATGTACAGAGGTACTGCACCCCCTGCAGTCGAAAAAGCTATATTGTTTGGTTCGATTATAATTCTAGCTTTAGCAGCATGGGTTGCACTTTGGTTCGCTGACGATTTTGCTAATGGCTTTCTACACGTACACCATTTAGGGCACCATATAGAGGTTTCCGGATCGGTTTTGCTTCTTTTTGCAGGTGGCTGGACTGTGATGATAGTTGCGATGATGCTGCCTACAACCCTCCCGATCATCTCTATTTTCCACACAATAGCGAACACACGAGAAGATCGGTTATTGCTTGTAGGGCTTGTGGTTATCGGTTATATAATAGCCTGGGCGACATTTGGAGTGATTGTCTATCTAATATATCTACTGTTGCATTTCGTAGTAAATTCTATTCCATTCCTCAAGAACAATACCTGGGTTGCTGTACCTTCGCTACTAATTCTTGCGGGTTCTTTCCAGTTTACTTCACTCAAATACAGATGTCTTGACAAGTGCAGATCACCTTTTAGTTTTGTTATTGAGCACTGGCAGGGTCACAAATATAAATGGCTGGCCCTGCGACTTGGCATTGATAATGGCATTTTTTGTGTCGGTTGCTGCTGGGCCTTGATGCTTCTCATGTTTATCGTTGGAATTGGGAGTTTAGCTTGGATGTTTATCTTAGCTGTCATCATGGCAATAGAGAAGAATGTATCTTGGGGGCGTCGTATCAGCACTCCATTAGGAATAGTTTTAATCTTCTGGGGAGTCATACTTCTAGTTAATTTGCTGAGCAAATAATAGCAGAGAGTTTTCGAATATAACTGAGCTTTTTAAGTTACTTCCAGGAAGGTGAATAAAATACAATAATCTTGCCTACCACTAAAAGTGGTCCTAGTGCGGATGTGGTGAATGCAATAATTAAAAGGCATTTCAGTGCGGCTAGAGAGTGTAAGGCTTTTAAAGTTCTCAGTTTAAATTCTTAGAATTGTTTCTTAAGGTAAAGAAACGGTGGAAATACAACACCCTTTGTTTTTTTATTCTTACTCGACATAACAAGAGGCAACTGCTCGGCTTTTAGTTTAGGGGATTCATATTTGAGATCAAGACTCTTTTCTAAATTTAATTCATATTTGATCGATAAAGATATATCTCTCGAGCCATCTTCCAAATCCAAAGTTCCAGAACCCTGGGGATCTTGGTTGTATGAATATCCCGTGTCCGAATACCTATTTCTTATTGATTCACTCTCCATGTTACTCTTGATTTTCTCATGTGCATCAGCGATTTTTGATATGGATGATTCATTAGTTTCGACTTTTGCCACCAACATTGGCTCCAGCTCTTGATTGCTTTGAGCAATTGAGTTAGATGTGATCATAAGTGTGGTTAAAAGTGTTACGGCAATTAAACCTTTCATTCTTCCTCTCCATCAATCAGATTTCAATAATATTAGATGCAAATGCTGTGCCGTTGGATTTATTTAAATGTCAATTGTAATCAAGAGCCCTTAATTAAAGCCAAATTTAAACCTTCATTCATGATGCATTTTCCTTTTTACACGGCTTATTTTCGCGATATATCGTGATAGTCGTTGAATATCGTGAAAGTTAACTCTTCAAATTTATCGATAAATACTTGGGAATGTTCTCTTCCATTATCTTGGGGTTATGTTTTTGTTGTGAAAATTAGAGAATCTTTAGATTTAGAGTATGTTTTCTTAGATGGGTTTCATCTGTTAATCTAAATTAGTAAACGATGACATGAAAGGATTACAAAGGGCGTAAACTTTGTTTATATTTCGCAGACTTAGTTTGCATTCTCTGAAAATTAATACACCTGGCTTATGGAACATGCTAATACGATAAATGCTTGTTATATATGAAACCGGAAGTTCGGATATTAACCTTATGACGATCATAAATATGTTAGTATTCAAAAATCACATGTTTTGATTCTACTAATTTTTATGGATAGGAAGAACTTAGTCAGGCAGCCTGCGGTAGCTGGAACGTTTTATCCGGCAGAAAAAAATGAACTCAAAAATGCGGTTCTGGGAATGCTGGCCTATTCCGGTTCAGAGCAATTTAACGGTCGCATTATTGGAATCATTTCTCCGCACGCAGGTTTTATATATTCAGGGCGAATTGCCGCAAAAGCT
It contains:
- a CDS encoding DUF1326 domain-containing protein; translated protein: MAYDFQGSLLEVCTCNILCPCWVAEDPDGEGTCDAAWGYRVDKGAIDGVDVSGVVFGTMNHIPGNILEGNWRVAFFIDEKATKEQEEALLNAFTGKLGGPLADLAKLTGEVVAVERVPITFEVVEGKGKLKLGPYAEAEMEPYRGPTGKTTTLVDSAFTTIPGSPAWLSKASSFKRNSSKFGLKDIDLKNHNAIQGEFRFVG
- a CDS encoding DUF2182 domain-containing protein is translated as MSMYRGTAPPAVEKAILFGSIIILALAAWVALWFADDFANGFLHVHHLGHHIEVSGSVLLLFAGGWTVMIVAMMLPTTLPIISIFHTIANTREDRLLLVGLVVIGYIIAWATFGVIVYLIYLLLHFVVNSIPFLKNNTWVAVPSLLILAGSFQFTSLKYRCLDKCRSPFSFVIEHWQGHKYKWLALRLGIDNGIFCVGCCWALMLLMFIVGIGSLAWMFILAVIMAIEKNVSWGRRISTPLGIVLIFWGVILLVNLLSK